The genome window acacacacatatacaataaaacataaatacTGGAGCTTTTTTTCCCCAATTACTTAAGTTAACTTTCCACTTCCAAGCTAGACACATAAAATCATAATGAATTAGATAAATTAGATAGACATATAAGAGATCATACTTGTACTTCCCCAAGCGTGGTGGACACGATTTTAGTCTTTCTTGTTTGGCTACAACTCGCCGGAGATGTTTTTTCTGCTTCTCCTCATCCTCTTTAGCTATTTCCTGAAGGATATCAGGTATGCTGCAACCAGGAGGACCAATCGATGGTTAGAATGTACCTCTGTGCAGAAATGATTGTTTGTAGaagcaaaaatgcaaaatatcaTCTTACCTATCAATTTCTTTAGAAACTCCCTCCATCTTTCTAGCCTCGGCttcctttttcatcttttctttacGTCTAGCTCTCTTGTTTAACTCAACTCGGGTCACCCTCTTTATTTTGCTAGAtctgcaaaaaaatatttaaaccaTATCTTTTCAACAATAGTTACACCATAAAATGGGGCACAACAAGAAATATAAATCAGAAAATTCATCCTAATCCAAACAAACATGGAACAACAACTACATAGAACGTACCAAGTACCAACACACACAAACCAACATTTAGAATAAAAAGGACACAATCAAATTACTTAATAACAACTTTTCATTCAACTTGATGGATTATGCATCTTCTCACCATTAAAATTTTGAGCAAAAAGTATACattaaagataaataaaaatgatgcaTACAAGCTAACCTTTTCTCTTGTGCAGTATCctcattttcattttccacattcatctcatcatcatcatcatcacttgCATTATCCGCGTCAATAAAATACATCTAATGAAAATAGCTGGTTAATCATAAAGCCCTCCTTGAAGTAAACGATTCAAAAGCAATATTTACATTCATGAAAGAGATACCTAGCagatcaatttttttcataaataaatcagCATTTATACATAAATAAACAGTCTCAGCACCCAAGTCCATGGGAAATATGGGATATGtacaaaaaaatctcaatggCTCCCCTACTCCTTAAGGCAAAGAGGACTCCTAGTAGATAATAAATAAAGGTAGAAGAAGAGACTCACCTCTTCTTCATCAATAACTTTGCCAGGAACAGTTAATGGGACCGGCTTAGGTCCCAACTCATTCTGATAGACTTTCTGCATTTCTTCCGCAACAGCATGAGCCAAAACATCCTGACTTGACATAAGAAGAACAAATTAAAATGCCATGTGACTTACAACTCCCAGGCAGTctaaatatgtataaaaaacCTGGGTTACCTTATGACTTTCTTCTGAGGGATTGAATGAACAACCTGGATGCTCAACTTCTACTGCTGGAATAACTGAATGTTTCAATTTCTGTCAAAAGAGAataagatgtcaacaatcagatcATCAACTAAGGTCCATTAAAGACCAATTAACGTAATGTCCTCAATATGCACTCATAAAATCAAACATCACATAGAGAACATCCAGCACAATTGCATGGCTCCAAAATAACCAAAGAGACACCTTGCACCAGTTTCTTACAGCTCAGCAGACAGAACTAATGTATCAAGGAGTTCATATCATCCCCTTAtcagtattgcaaaaaatttacacaAGAGGACTCGAGACATACAAGGGTGCCACAaacattttgaatttaaattctaagCTATAATATTTACCTTTTTGGACTTGCGGTTGTCTTCACCTGCAAAAGAGTCAAAAAGAGACTATGTAATGCATGTCATCTCATAATCGCAAGCCAGTGAAAACATGAACACAATAGTTTAACATAGAACAAACCTTTGTCATCCCAAATGTCAACCATAGCTGAATCATCCTGAGATATGTCAACAATAGAAAAGATAAGCACATAAACTTaacaaaagaatttcaaaaaagaTCATGTGTCCATTTCTATGCTCATTATATAAACTGCCGACCTTGGTACCAACTTGAGTAGCATCACTTGTTTTTGAAACCCCCATCTGCTTTCTCTTAGGTTTCTTCAGTGTTGAAGACGGCACTGCTTGAACAAAAGGGTTCTTCTGTAGCACGCTGTCGCAGCGGAGTACTTTCTCCCTATGTTTTTCAATCTTCCGCTTCACCAAAAGATCTGTTCAGACAGGAAGTACATAACTTCTAATCACTTCCCATCAAAGGAGAAGACTTCCCATTTATAATAGACGAAATTAGTCCATCCATactaaaacattattttgtatGTTTATTTTACCATAAATTCAGTCAGATTGTTTAACAGGAATCAGAATCACCCGAAAAATTACTTTTCAATGAATAGATGAGATAGAAAGTGGGTCGGAAACCAGGCCCCTGAATCAAAGCTGAAAAGGCATCAGCAGGGGCAGACATGAGGACCCATAAATTCAATCTCTGTGCACACTACCATGCTTCCTTCATCCATTAATCCAGAGCATCGGCTTATTGTACAcagaaaaaatccaaacactAACACAAATGGgcaatacaacaacaacaacaacaataataataaccaagccttagtcccaaactAATCAAGGTCGACCACATGTATTCGTTTCGGCCAATTCGAACAAATGGGCAATACCATTTAAAGTGATTACAttcaaatttaatcaaattaatcctcataatgttgaaatatcaaactggaacattaaaatatatatatatatatatatatatatatatatatataaataaataaactttgtGAAGcagaaatttaaaatacaaataagtaAATACCAGTGGACTTGTCGACGAAGAAGAGAGAGTCGCTGGGAGCGGAGGAGAGAGAGCCACCGGAGAGAGCGTCTTTTGTGGATTTCTCATAGAAGTCTTCGATGTCTGCACTGCTTATGTTTGCTCTCCATGCTTTCTTTCCCTTTCGCGAACCCTTTGCTTTCTTCCccatctctctgtctctgtgtgtctctgtttttttcttttctctttctgaGTTGTGTGTGCGAGAGACCAAAAGAAGGCAGACTTTGAGGGGAAGCGTTTTTAAAACCCTAGCTGCCTTTCAGAAGAAGAGCGAGATGAAAACGACTAAAACTGATTTTAGTTAACAAGcaccaaaaatattatatacttcACAAACGActtgtagtattttttttgttttggctaaattacaaatttgaccttttaatttttgcttaaaattcaatttaatcaTCTAACTTTACTTTCTATTAATTTAGTCATCCACCTTTTTCAACTTTATTCAATTTAATCTTTCGGTTAATATCCTGAGAATTTAGTAAATGATGAATGCATTTAATGAATTTTGAACTCAAAAAAATTCACTTGACAACTACATTGGagtgaaatttgaaattaagttttttcatataaaaaaatcgAGTAATATCACTAATATACAAGACAACTGACATGAACTAAAACTTTATTGAGAatataaaaatgctaaaatgctAAAGATGTtataactttctttttcttttttcttttttttataaaacctaATCCAAAGGCccatcattttttatattatgtttactttctaggtgacaaatttttataatcacagtagaatttatatttattaccTTTGTTTCATTATAATTGCTCTATATAGTAGAGTCAAGACAaaatatcaattagtttttttttatgttaactATGGTAGCCTTTTCCCAACAACTTTGGGCTCGTTAGGCCTGAACCCCTAATTAATTTGTATTTCATACTGAATCTAGCCCATAATGGGAGATTCTAAAAGATGCTTTACTGATAACAAATGGTGTAGGACTAGTGGGATGGTGATTAATGGTTTATAACAACTATGCAATGGTTACTGGCTGACCAAAGAGACTCTTGGACAGTCAAGGTACCCCTATAGGTGTTCGAGCTGGATCACCTTACCCCAGTGTAGTGTTCTaatttttcttgtgtttctctccCTGGAATTAAGTTCCAACCCCTTTCTTCGTCCCTATGGTTTCTTTTTATAGGCATGCTCTAGTGGGCTTGTCATGATGAGAGAATCTTCTGTATGTTTGTGGGTCTCTTCACCCATAGGGTTTGGGTGGCTTCCTAAATCCGTATTGCTATTCTCCAGTATATCTAATCGCATATTAGGGATAAGACCCACAACCCTGCagttaaaatgattttctaGTAACTTGCACCCGACGCCAAATCCCATGCTCAGTGGGCAGATTCTCCCAAAGCACTACTATTCTTCCTTGGGGATAGTGGGATCTATTTGGATACTAGCGCCGCGGACTTGCAGGCTTACTTTccaatttggtgtttattaaGTTTGGGCCAAACCTAAATTAACATTGCTCGGCTTGGACCTAGTATGGGCTGGagtccaaaaaaaatcaattgagaaAGGGAGATATGAAGATGGACTTACTTTGAGAGATATGATGAAAGAGCAAGGCGTGAAGAAGGAACCAGGATATAGTTGGATTTCTGTCAAAGGTAGAATCCATAAATTTTATGCAGATGATCAACAACATCCTCAAAAAGAGGCCATATATGCAAAGTTAGAAGAGTTGAGGGTGAGAATCAAATCCATGGGTTATGTCCAAGACTTCAACTCTGTATTGTGAGATGTGGATTACAGACAAAAGCTTTGTGTGACTGGTGGAAGCCcattaaaagatataaatttCCACATGccaatatttttagtaaatataaacatataaatggGCACACATCTTTCACAAATACATGTATCTCTTTGAGTAGGAGTTGTAGGACTTCCGCATTTAGAGATGCCAAGGAGAACCTACAAATGTGGCTGATGAATTCCTGTTGATGAATGTTTAGTGATAGGTCTAAAGTGTCGTGCTTAACCTATGACTCCTACAGCCTTGTCTACTTAAAAAGCAGAGAGCCAAAGGGAAATATTTTTGAGAACAATGGTACTGTTAATTCTAGTGCTGAACATCGTTTGTTGATGTAGTTATGGCTCCTGAATAGGTTTAGAATACTAAGGCTAATGTGACTGATTTGTTTAACAGGAAACTGTTGTGGGCATGGATGTCACTATTGATAGTACTTTTGAGAATAAAGGTCTCCCCGCAGACTTTGTGATCCATATGCTTATTATGAAGGATTTAAGAGAGCAACTTGTGGGTATTATTTTCTGTCATTGAGGGGCAATCGTTGCATTATATTTGCAATCAAAGAGGGTGTTTTAGAACATCCTCAACCGGGTCATCCACCATTGCAAAGCAGTTGAAAACAGTATGGAACAATGGCTCAAGGTGTACAAAGACAAGGTAATGGTTTCCTGCCTTAAATTATGCAATTGCAGATCTGAATAATGAGCTGCACTTTGTTCGTGTGActgattaaataaataaataaatcatgcTTCTTTTGATAATCAAAAGAAGCATGATTATTGAATGCTTTTTTGCACATATGGAGCTTGCAGTCATTTCTTGCTGCTGTAATTAATTTGCTTCTTTTACCACCTTTAGAAGAACTTTGTCTTTGGATGAATATAGACTTTCTTCAACCAGAACAACCAACCTGCTAGAAGCAGAACCAAAAACAACCAGCAGCGAAGCTGCACTAAATGCACCCTTCTAACCATACACACCTACAACAGAAACAAAGTCCCATGCACtcaaaaaacaaagcaaaaaacaaaaaatccagaAACTACTGGGTCTACAGTACATATACAACAAAGGGAAACAGACGATAGCCTAAAACCATTTAATAAGAATAGAATAGGGAATCCAACAAAAGCAAcatttaactcaatttaaaactgaaattttcATCTGTTCCAGCAGCCAATCTACCCCACATAGATTAACCATTACTGCAGCTAGGGTCCCTTCTTCACTTCTTTCACTCTAAACATGATAAATTGTAGCTTACCAAGCCACTTTGCAGAATCTTGATCTCAAACTTGCACCTTTTAATCTATTGATAATCCAATAAGATAGCTGATAATCCTGATCTTGAATTTGCCTATAGCAAACACTTCAAAAGTATCTACTTCCAACTTCTGAGTGTTACTGTTAAGACATTCAAAATAAAGATGGTCTCTGGACTCAATCCTATACCTGCATAAAAAAACCCATCTTTCATTTCTCACCAATCTCTCCTTAATGGTAAGAATGAAAGCATGTTTAGGAACAAAACCAGAAAACCAAAGACTTTTCCACCACTTAACCACATGCTGTTTAGATCTGATAGCTTCCCAAGTACTTGAATAGCTGCTTTTATCATTGGTAGAAGGAATCACTCAACTGTCTCCTCATTTCCACTGATTTGCACTTCAAACAACCTGCTCTGAATAAACGCAAGCTGATCAGAACGAGCTGGATTCCACTTATATGCACTTTATAAATTGCAGGCTATTTTGAACAGATTATGTAACAAGCACACTCCACCTGCACTGTTAATGGAGTGAAATTTGGCTTGGTTTTGATGTTATGAATTGATATTAATGAGCTTGATTTCTGTTAGGGGTTATCAAGTTAACAtacacccaaaaacaaaaaaatgttgcTTTCACATTCTGTAGTGCAGAATCAACACTTTTGAGGTTAAACTAATTGATTTACATTAGGGGATGTAATTTTAACCCTAAAATTGTTGCTTCTCTTACTTCTGTACCTTTCTCTTATTGGTTAATAAAGTGAGCTTGGCTATGTCATATCACTTTGATTTAATTTTGTACTTGCAGCATTAAAATATTAACCTGCtcttgtgattggaaaatgatTTTGCTTTCTGAAAATAGAAATGTCAAGGACACAAATTTTTTCCCAACTTGTTAATGTGGTAAATTATAATTGGAACATGATTGTTTTTATATGAACATATCACTAacaccttttttattttgaataaatcACAATCAGCTATGTCAATAGTAGTGAAAAATTTGGTATCACTTGACTTATTAAGGGTGTGTTTAGATACCacttatttgctgaaaactaaaaacttattgttaaaaacactgtagtaaaataatttttaaatgtgtaaatagtattgTAGGAcccaaatttatattgaaatttgtgtttggatgacttttgtgggtccgtgaacagtgcctTGGGACCCAcattttttcagcaaaatgcATAAACACAGACACAGAATACttcccaaatgcacactaattgtttgggtttatttgaataccgcttattgctaaaaactgaaactgaaactgaaattattgtagcgaaataatttttaaatgtgttaatagtgccgtgggacccagttttaaagttaGATTTGCGTTTTTCCGTGCTTGCGGGTCCAGTGAACAATGCATGAGATCCAGCCAAAAAACGCAAACATGCAAAATAATTCACTCTGCCGCTATCCAAACTTACActtaggatctgtttggatatcgcttattgttgaaaactgaaaatactgtagtaaaataatttttaaatgtgtgaatagtaccgtgggatccAGTTTTAAAGTTGATTTTGTCAGATTTCGTACTTGCAGGTCCTGTGAACAATACATGGGACCCAAGGACAAAAACGCAAACGCCGGTTCCGTGAACAATGCATAGGACCCAGAGACAAGGACCCAGAGACAAAAACGCAAATGCGAGTCTTGTGAACAATGCACGGGACCCAGAGACAAAAACGCAGACGCGCAAAACGTGTTGCTGTGCtgctatccaaactcacacttagGCTAGGTTTGTGCACGGGACCCAGAGACAAAAACGCAGATGCGGGTCCCGTAAACAATGCATGGGACCTAGGGACAAAAATGCAGACGCGCAAAACATGTTGTTGTGCagctatccaaactcacacttaggttgggtttggattgtgatgaaaaggaaaaaaaatgggtGTCTATGTTTTTCTTGTGGGttccatgcactgttcacgggacctaTAAGTAcgaatttcaacaaaaaattggatctcatgatactattcatatatttaaaaattattttattacagtatttttaattttcagtaataaatagTATCCAAACACCCTTAGAAAGCGTATGGATCAATGAATcgcgtttcttttttttttgggcaacaACCTTCAATCACGGATCCAATGATAGGTTTCAAAGGGTTTGAGAAGCCCATCAGCAACACCATTACTGCGGGCCCCAGGTTTTGTATTAGAAAAAGTCATCTAAAATCTACTGAACCCGTTTGAAAATCATCTGGAATCTATTTAACGCTGCAGAACTAGGTGCTACTATTTATAACCAATTTGCACGTTGACTCGTTGAGTATGCTTATCTTCTATAATGCATCAAACAAAAGAGTGCAAGTACTACTTATTATTTTCCCCGTGAAGAGATAGTAGAATCTCACTCCAATCCATAAAATCAAGTGAATCAGTACATGAACAGTGTTCAAGTATTATGCTTATAACACGACAGAAAATTATAGCTGTAACCAATTGCACAGAACTTTCACATGACAGACAAATAGCACTTTTTTGTAAACTATATTGTAACTTACTAATGTTTCAGAAATATGTATGGATGTACCATTTTTTGGATATTCAAGTTGAGTGAAATCGAGTTTTctatggtactcgagtttatggaactcgagtactatagaaaaattttgaaaatttttcagagtatattttttcaaagatttcgagtttttgaaactcaagtttcacATCAAACTCGagttcttgaaaattttgaaaatttttcagaatatattttttcaaagaactcgagtttttgaaactcgagtttcacagCAAACTCGAATTTCAAAAAGGTAATATATCTCTACATATTTCCAAAATCACAgtagatttataattttttttgctaaataatggtAGTGGGCCatttttttcctactttttaCTATTGGTAAACAGTAAAGTGATCGACAATGTCTTGTAAAAATCAAGGTGCATCTAATATCGTCATGACAATCTGAGACCTTAACCATGGAAAAGAGCCATTCAAATTACAGACAGATAGATCTTATTTGTTGGGAGTCAAAGTAGCCTTTCTCCATCTAAGTGATTGCATGTCCTTTTTGGCATACTGCTGTAACCCTACatattataaaacctattgtaCACAAATCAGAGAAGAGGTCATTTTCAAAATGCTAGGAAGTCTAAAAACTCTTCCTCCTCattccaagaaaatcaaaagcttcTCCTATATTTTAGTGGGGGACCTAAAGAAAATTGTTGCACTTGCATACCAAATCAGACATCAAGCCGAAATGCAACAATCTCTGGCCTCTCATTCACTATCCAGAAATCAACAAAGAGTcgcaaaaactgaaaacacaccCTTCTGATATG of Quercus lobata isolate SW786 chromosome 8, ValleyOak3.0 Primary Assembly, whole genome shotgun sequence contains these proteins:
- the LOC115958006 gene encoding ribosome biogenesis protein NOP53, whose protein sequence is MGKKAKGSRKGKKAWRANISSADIEDFYEKSTKDALSGGSLSSAPSDSLFFVDKSTDLLVKRKIEKHREKVLRCDSVLQKNPFVQAVPSSTLKKPKRKQMGVSKTSDATQVGTKDDSAMVDIWDDKGEDNRKSKKKLKHSVIPAVEVEHPGCSFNPSEESHKDVLAHAVAEEMQKVYQNELGPKPVPLTVPGKVIDEEEMYFIDADNASDDDDDEMNVENENEDTAQEKRSSKIKRVTRVELNKRARRKEKMKKEAEARKMEGVSKEIDSIPDILQEIAKEDEEKQKKHLRRVVAKQERLKSCPPRLGKYKFEPAPVQVLLSEEITGSLRKLKACCTLAKDRYKSLEKRGLIIPTVKSSRK